The following are encoded in a window of Natronoarchaeum philippinense genomic DNA:
- a CDS encoding cation:proton antiporter domain-containing protein has translation MNVALGLQSLAPLQQSGGHSNIVIIIAAIIAVGIGAQVIADRFRVPSVLFLILAGIIMGPEGLDLIHFAPETLSAIVGISVAIIVFEGAFHLKLDKIRTAPSAAVNLVTIGALIAFLGTSAAVHFLLPAAWDISLLIGALLVATGPTVITPILEVVPVRDRVAAALEVEGIVNDVTAAILAIVVFKGVTAERLEDVQFVSLFFERLGAGLIVGGVVALVLWYLFEHVDLSRGSAPQHARLLTLAGAIVAFAGANTIAKEAGVAAAATAGILLGNADVPYEEQIEEFKGDMTLIVLSFVFIALAAQIEFSTLAVVGWRGLLVAVLVGVVIRPLLAWISTSGERFTRNERLFIGLVGPRGIIPASVATLFALELQTLAAETNTPELAAEADLLLGTVFLTILLTVVFQGGLARQIAEKLDVLPMRVLIVGGGRVGLALAERLEDRGENVVIVDDRKDSIETARERGFTVHQGDGTDSEVLEQSGADHAKTVIAATGNDDANLLVAQLASSKFDVERVLARVNEPSNVDAFEDLGVETVSSSLATAWAIDNMIERPALSDWMTKIGRSGDVQEIEVTAEDLTGRTIDDLDDEIPNGAIIALVSRNGDNRIPEPDFTLEYGDHITFIGRTEAVHNAIDRWHPHD, from the coding sequence ATGAACGTCGCGCTCGGCCTCCAGTCGCTGGCGCCGCTCCAGCAATCCGGCGGCCACTCGAACATTGTCATTATCATCGCGGCGATCATCGCCGTCGGCATCGGTGCGCAGGTGATCGCCGACCGGTTCCGCGTGCCCAGCGTGCTGTTTTTGATACTCGCGGGGATCATCATGGGGCCGGAAGGGCTCGACCTCATCCACTTTGCGCCCGAAACGCTTTCGGCGATCGTTGGCATCAGCGTCGCCATTATCGTGTTCGAGGGGGCCTTTCACCTCAAGCTCGATAAGATCCGGACGGCGCCGTCGGCCGCGGTCAACCTCGTGACGATCGGCGCCCTGATCGCGTTTCTGGGTACCAGCGCCGCCGTTCACTTCCTGCTGCCTGCCGCGTGGGACATCTCGCTCCTGATCGGCGCTCTGCTGGTTGCCACCGGGCCGACCGTCATCACGCCGATCCTCGAAGTCGTTCCCGTACGTGACCGCGTTGCCGCGGCGCTCGAAGTCGAGGGGATCGTCAACGACGTCACGGCGGCGATCCTCGCGATCGTCGTGTTCAAGGGCGTCACCGCCGAGCGCCTCGAAGACGTCCAGTTCGTCTCGCTGTTTTTCGAGCGGCTGGGCGCCGGCCTGATCGTCGGCGGCGTCGTCGCGCTCGTGCTGTGGTATCTCTTCGAGCACGTCGATCTCTCCCGGGGGAGCGCTCCCCAGCACGCCCGCCTGCTGACGCTGGCCGGCGCCATCGTCGCATTCGCAGGCGCTAACACCATCGCCAAGGAAGCCGGCGTCGCCGCGGCGGCGACCGCCGGCATCCTGCTCGGCAACGCCGACGTTCCCTACGAGGAACAGATCGAGGAGTTCAAAGGCGATATGACGCTGATCGTCCTGTCGTTCGTCTTCATCGCGCTGGCCGCCCAGATCGAGTTCAGCACGCTCGCAGTCGTCGGCTGGCGCGGCCTGTTGGTCGCCGTGCTCGTCGGGGTCGTCATCCGGCCGCTGCTGGCGTGGATCTCGACCTCCGGTGAGCGCTTCACCCGGAACGAACGGCTCTTTATCGGACTCGTCGGCCCGCGCGGGATCATTCCCGCGTCGGTCGCAACGCTGTTCGCGCTCGAACTGCAGACGCTGGCGGCCGAGACCAACACCCCGGAGCTCGCCGCCGAAGCCGACCTGCTGCTCGGAACCGTCTTCCTGACCATCCTACTGACGGTCGTCTTCCAAGGCGGCCTCGCCAGACAGATCGCAGAAAAACTAGACGTACTACCAATGCGCGTACTCATCGTCGGAGGCGGTCGCGTGGGGCTTGCCCTCGCCGAACGCCTCGAAGACCGCGGAGAAAACGTCGTCATCGTCGACGACCGGAAGGATAGCATCGAAACCGCCCGCGAGCGCGGCTTCACCGTCCACCAAGGTGACGGCACCGACTCGGAGGTACTCGAACAGTCCGGCGCCGACCACGCCAAGACCGTCATCGCCGCGACCGGCAACGACGACGCCAACCTGTTGGTCGCCCAACTTGCAAGCTCGAAGTTCGATGTCGAACGCGTGCTCGCGCGCGTCAACGAGCCGAGCAACGTCGACGCATTCGAAGACCTCGGCGTCGAGACGGTCTCCTCGTCGCTGGCGACCGCGTGGGCGATCGACAACATGATCGAGCGCCCCGCGCTGTCGGACTGGATGACCAAGATCGGCCGCAGCGGCGACGTACAGGAGATCGAAGTCACCGCCGAGGATCTGACCGGCCGAACCATCGACGACCTCGACGACGAGATTCCAAACGGCGCCATCATCGCACTGGTCAGCCGTAACGGCGACAACCGCATTCCCGAACCCGACTTCACGCTGGAGTACGGCGATCACATCACCTTCATCGGGCGGACCGAAGCCGTCCACAACGCGATCGACCGCTGGCATCCCCACGACTGA